In Streptomyces alboniger, the following are encoded in one genomic region:
- a CDS encoding PIG-L family deacetylase, producing MADRPLTLMAVHAHPDDEATGTGGVLARYAAEGIRTVLVTCTDGGCGDGPAGSKPGDPRHDPAAVAAIRRKELQASCDVLKISDLETLDYADSGMMGWPSSDAPGAFWQTPVEEGAARLADLMRHYRPDVVVTYDENGFYGHPDHIQAHRITMAALEMTSLTPKVYWTTMPRSQMRRFGEIMREFHEDMPEPDPAEAAALAEIGLPDDEITTWVDTTAYSGQKFDSLAAHASQGENIFFLKMGQERFGELMGTETFVRVKDTTGAAVPENDLFAGLR from the coding sequence ATGGCTGACCGGCCTTTGACGCTCATGGCGGTACACGCCCACCCCGACGACGAGGCCACCGGAACCGGAGGGGTCCTCGCGCGCTACGCGGCGGAGGGCATACGCACGGTTCTCGTGACGTGTACCGACGGCGGTTGCGGTGACGGACCTGCCGGTAGCAAACCGGGCGACCCCAGGCACGATCCGGCGGCCGTCGCCGCGATACGCCGTAAGGAACTCCAGGCGAGCTGCGACGTCCTGAAGATCAGCGACCTGGAGACGCTGGACTACGCCGACTCCGGGATGATGGGCTGGCCGAGCAGCGACGCCCCCGGCGCCTTCTGGCAGACCCCCGTGGAGGAAGGTGCCGCCCGGCTCGCGGACCTCATGCGGCACTACCGGCCCGATGTCGTCGTCACCTACGACGAGAACGGCTTCTACGGCCACCCCGACCACATCCAGGCCCACCGCATCACGATGGCGGCGCTGGAGATGACCTCGCTGACGCCGAAGGTGTACTGGACGACGATGCCGCGCTCGCAGATGCGGCGGTTCGGGGAGATCATGCGCGAGTTCCATGAGGACATGCCGGAGCCGGATCCCGCCGAGGCCGCCGCGCTGGCCGAGATCGGCCTTCCCGACGACGAGATCACCACGTGGGTGGACACCACCGCCTACAGCGGTCAGAAGTTCGACTCACTGGCCGCCCACGCCAGTCAGGGCGAGAACATCTTCTTCCTGAAGATGGGCCAGGAGAGGTTCGGCGAGCTGATGGGCACGGAGACCTTCGTCCGCGTCAAGGACACCACCGGCGCGGCCGTACCCGAGAACGACCTCTTCGCCGGACTGCGCTGA
- a CDS encoding MFS transporter — MTREGFGPEEPLDVPPPPFGGTKDPLTPPADPRAWNDLLTVPTEPRLFPGPGARAAAAAVVCMGLFLLGMDLTVLNVALPGLQHDLEASSAEVQWIVDAYALVLGGTVLTVGAFTDSWGRRRSFVCGMAVCAAASVCGALAAQPWQAVGARCLLGAGAALLMPATLAVLHDLFPEPVLRRRAIAAWAAVGGLGGVCGPVIGGWLVEQSSWRAGFWVNLPPAVLAIGLALALVPESRSPRPSAFDAPGAALSIVGLTALVWAVIESPHRGWTSGWVLGVFTCSLVLLAAFLLRQSRARAPMLPLSVLATPRVSMGAGALAVVAFAAFGSLFVLTLYLQGVLGYSPLEAGVRTLPLPAGLAVGAAVSLPLQARRGQKTPIVSGLVVVSLSFVVLAGTSAGSGYGRCALFQLVIGVGSGLVGAAATESVMAAVPAQKTGLGSAINDATRQIGSALGVAVQGAIVTAVFTSRLHASLDQHDASGELLAAADLSMLAVPGAAARLDPLAREAVLAAAREAFTDALTVTAVVAGVVTLLMSVAAARWLPRPVGHHHEDASARPGEGGEPSGCAVGVGR; from the coding sequence ATGACGCGCGAGGGGTTCGGCCCGGAAGAGCCGCTGGATGTTCCCCCGCCTCCGTTCGGCGGGACCAAGGACCCGCTGACGCCCCCGGCGGACCCGCGGGCCTGGAACGACCTGCTGACGGTGCCCACCGAGCCGCGGCTGTTCCCGGGCCCGGGCGCCCGCGCGGCGGCCGCCGCCGTGGTGTGCATGGGTCTGTTCCTGCTCGGGATGGACCTGACCGTCCTGAACGTCGCGCTGCCCGGTCTACAGCACGACCTGGAGGCTTCGTCCGCCGAGGTCCAGTGGATCGTCGATGCTTACGCCCTGGTGCTGGGAGGCACGGTCCTGACGGTGGGGGCGTTCACCGACTCCTGGGGGCGCCGGCGTTCGTTCGTCTGCGGGATGGCGGTCTGCGCGGCCGCCTCCGTCTGTGGCGCCCTCGCCGCCCAGCCGTGGCAGGCGGTCGGCGCGCGCTGTCTGCTGGGCGCGGGGGCCGCTCTGCTGATGCCCGCGACGCTGGCGGTCCTGCACGACCTCTTTCCGGAGCCTGTTCTGCGACGCCGGGCCATCGCCGCGTGGGCCGCCGTGGGCGGGTTGGGCGGGGTGTGCGGTCCGGTGATCGGTGGCTGGCTGGTGGAGCAGTCCTCCTGGCGTGCCGGATTCTGGGTGAACCTGCCGCCGGCCGTGCTCGCGATCGGTCTCGCGCTGGCTCTCGTGCCCGAGTCGCGCTCGCCCCGGCCGTCGGCGTTCGACGCACCCGGGGCCGCTCTGTCGATCGTCGGCCTGACCGCACTGGTGTGGGCCGTGATCGAAAGCCCCCACCGGGGGTGGACCAGTGGCTGGGTACTGGGCGTCTTCACCTGCTCACTCGTGCTGCTGGCCGCGTTCCTCCTCCGCCAGTCGCGCGCCCGGGCGCCCATGCTGCCGCTGTCGGTACTGGCGACGCCCCGCGTCAGCATGGGGGCCGGGGCACTGGCCGTGGTGGCGTTCGCCGCGTTCGGGTCCCTCTTCGTGCTGACGCTCTACCTCCAGGGCGTGCTCGGATATTCGCCACTGGAGGCCGGAGTACGCACTCTTCCCCTGCCCGCGGGGCTGGCGGTCGGCGCCGCGGTGTCCCTGCCCCTACAGGCACGCAGGGGTCAGAAAACCCCCATCGTGTCGGGGCTCGTGGTCGTTTCCTTGAGCTTCGTCGTTCTGGCGGGCACCAGTGCGGGCTCCGGATACGGGCGTTGCGCGCTCTTCCAGCTGGTCATCGGCGTCGGCTCGGGCCTGGTGGGGGCGGCGGCGACCGAGTCGGTGATGGCCGCCGTGCCCGCGCAGAAGACCGGGCTGGGCTCCGCGATCAACGACGCCACCCGCCAGATCGGCTCCGCGCTGGGTGTGGCGGTGCAGGGCGCGATCGTCACCGCCGTGTTCACCTCGCGTCTCCACGCCTCGCTGGACCAGCACGACGCCTCCGGTGAACTGCTGGCAGCGGCCGACCTCAGCATGCTCGCGGTGCCCGGGGCCGCCGCGCGCCTTGACCCCCTGGCACGCGAGGCCGTGCTGGCCGCCGCCCGGGAAGCCTTCACCGATGCTCTGACGGTTACCGCGGTCGTCGCCGGCGTCGTGACCCTCCTCATGTCCGTAGCGGCGGCCCGATGGCTGCCGCGGCCCGTGGGACATCATCACGAGGACGCCTCCGCTCGACCGGGCGAGGGTGGCGAACCGTCCGGCTGTGCGGTCGGTGTGGGGCGCTGA